A window of the Candidatus Liberibacter solanacearum CLso-ZC1 genome harbors these coding sequences:
- a CDS encoding tetratricopeptide repeat protein gives MKSNKDTSSCKEGCKIKKYGYKLIVPLLILIVLSLASWLYLHGSYNKPKNPAGEDFSQAISLLNNNKLDDARIAFEKILSYDNRSYDSIANMYIASILVTKGDVKSASEKFLKVGNDDLALPVVRYTAILHAAWILVDTVSYDDISKILQKLIDPSNPMHPAANEILGISAMKCGKIEKARSIFEEIVKDPNSPPGISTRSQIMLANIIASNKETKKQSA, from the coding sequence ATGAAATCTAACAAGGATACGAGTTCTTGCAAAGAAGGATGTAAAATAAAAAAATATGGCTATAAGTTAATAGTTCCCCTACTCATTCTAATTGTCCTATCTTTAGCATCGTGGCTTTATTTACATGGCTCGTATAATAAACCTAAAAATCCTGCTGGAGAAGATTTTTCTCAAGCTATTAGTTTATTAAACAACAATAAGTTAGACGATGCTCGCATTGCTTTCGAAAAAATACTATCCTATGACAATAGATCCTATGATTCTATTGCTAATATGTACATAGCTTCGATACTCGTCACTAAAGGCGATGTTAAGAGCGCTTCCGAAAAATTTTTAAAAGTTGGAAATGATGATTTAGCTCTTCCTGTTGTTCGTTATACAGCCATTCTCCATGCTGCATGGATCCTAGTTGATACTGTGTCATATGATGATATTTCAAAAATACTACAAAAATTAATTGATCCCTCAAATCCAATGCATCCGGCTGCAAATGAAATTCTTGGGATTTCTGCAATGAAATGTGGTAAAATTGAAAAAGCAAGATCTATTTTTGAGGAAATAGTTAAAGATCCAAATTCACCCCCTGGTATTTCAACGCGTAGCCAGATAATGCTTGCAAACATTATTGCTTCTAACAAGGAAACAAAAAAACAATCAGCTTAA
- a CDS encoding helix-turn-helix domain-containing protein produces MIGNKKTPNPVDINVGKRIRLRRTILGMSQEKLGDSLGITFQQVQKYEKGVNRVGASRLQNISRALDIPISFFFDDPPEVCSGALSEENNIMDFLSSSDGLQLNRHFTQIKDVKVRQKIIDLVKSIVSLEKSTIALEEEDVPLSE; encoded by the coding sequence ATGATTGGAAACAAAAAAACACCTAACCCAGTGGATATCAATGTTGGCAAGCGTATTCGGTTGCGTAGAACGATATTAGGGATGAGCCAAGAAAAACTTGGCGATAGTTTGGGCATAACATTTCAACAAGTACAAAAGTATGAAAAAGGGGTTAATCGAGTTGGAGCTAGTCGTCTTCAGAATATTTCTAGAGCGCTGGATATTCCAATTTCCTTTTTTTTTGATGATCCCCCTGAGGTTTGTTCGGGTGCATTATCTGAAGAGAATAATATCATGGACTTTCTCTCTTCTTCTGATGGATTACAGCTTAATCGGCATTTTACTCAAATCAAAGATGTTAAAGTTCGACAAAAAATAATTGACTTAGTCAAATCTATAGTATCCTTAGAAAAGAGTACAATAGCTTTGGAAGAAGAGGATGTCCCTTTATCAGAGTAG
- the trmB gene encoding tRNA (guanosine(46)-N7)-methyltransferase TrmB has protein sequence MYKGDRYSPSEILYGRRCGRPLRDQNIHLIKSHLPTWKINLDCPPPVPLKDIFSHSIDRLKIEIGFGRGENLLQRAVKMPNVGFIGIEPFINSMVQCLRSLEELKLQNIRLYDGNAIHLLDWLPDDCIDVIYLLYPDPWTKKKHWKRRFISPINLERFSRVLKKDGVVYFSSDIDDYINWTLFHFNRHSSFQWIAKDSSDWLTPFHGWIPTYYEEKAKVAGRITNYLTFKRI, from the coding sequence ATGTATAAAGGTGATCGTTATAGTCCCTCTGAAATATTGTATGGTCGTCGTTGTGGAAGACCTTTGAGGGATCAAAATATTCATTTAATCAAAAGTCATTTGCCGACTTGGAAAATAAATCTTGATTGTCCTCCACCAGTTCCATTAAAAGACATTTTTTCTCATTCTATTGATCGGTTAAAGATAGAAATAGGTTTTGGGAGGGGAGAAAACCTACTTCAGCGTGCTGTTAAAATGCCTAATGTTGGTTTTATTGGGATAGAGCCGTTTATCAACTCCATGGTACAATGTCTTAGAAGTTTAGAAGAATTAAAATTACAAAATATTCGTCTTTATGATGGGAATGCCATTCATTTATTAGATTGGCTTCCTGATGATTGTATTGATGTCATCTATCTTTTATATCCAGATCCTTGGACAAAGAAAAAACATTGGAAAAGAAGGTTCATTTCTCCGATCAACCTAGAACGCTTTTCGCGAGTTTTAAAAAAAGATGGTGTCGTTTATTTTTCTTCTGATATTGATGACTACATTAATTGGACTTTATTTCATTTTAATCGTCATTCTTCATTCCAGTGGATTGCAAAAGATAGTTCTGATTGGTTGACACCTTTTCATGGTTGGATTCCTACTTATTATGAAGAAAAAGCTAAAGTTGCAGGTCGTATTACGAATTATTTGACTTTTAAACGAATTTGA
- a CDS encoding type I restriction-modification system, M subunit → MPKATSFSHFYEKRNKANIDYSINRVFEIIENDNHPKFKGIFYNIDFNSEANLRENKGYDHLLKILQEYFSQF, encoded by the coding sequence GTGCCGAAAGCAACTAGTTTTTCTCATTTCTATGAGAAACGTAACAAAGCTAATATTGATTATAGTATTAATAGGGTATTTGAAATAATAGAAAACGACAATCATCCCAAATTTAAAGGAATTTTTTACAATATTGATTTTAACTCGGAAGCTAATTTAAGGGAAAACAAAGGCTATGATCATCTCCTGAAAATATTACAAGAATATTTTTCACAATTCTAA
- the lnt gene encoding apolipoprotein N-acyltransferase — MDNIASKVMLSAGIRRYFLAILAGIIGSFSMPSGDFLIAAFVSFTLLVWLLDGISSIRGRAVSINGVGSSFLVGWLFGVGYFLTGFWWIRAGIIELSSTFLPFWGEVLFFVSFPIFLAIFYGIATAIASLLWSEGMGRICILACAFGLCEWLRSFLGASTWNAIGYAAMPIPIMMQSVHWIGLFGMNALSVFCFASPALFGTRRDVNIGMTISSVLLVLHIAYGVWIIAEDSKPSLHFSQEWPVVRIVQPGVNPTVKESDENILGRYLSLTALPVSAGEAEPSVIIWVGLAPPFSIVNQPKILKRIASTLKEKQILIFGSIWKDLSVREDCFYRLVYVIDSKGSILTSSNATHLFPFAEYLPYRNIFKKLHFDFSLFPKDYVVSQSSSVLVLSEKLRFYPLIFSDVFFRQDINKNVESANAILNIIDDSWFMNNKRGFDQSFRYAQIQAVEIGLPLIRVANNGISAFLDKRGRIISSLQVGRSASIDMYFQPKIQNKFHYEIQMIIFWIIELILLMLAIIA; from the coding sequence TTGGATAATATAGCCAGTAAAGTCATGCTTTCAGCAGGAATAAGGCGATATTTTCTTGCGATCTTAGCGGGCATTATTGGTAGTTTTTCTATGCCATCAGGTGATTTTTTAATTGCTGCTTTCGTATCTTTTACATTGTTAGTATGGTTGTTAGATGGAATTTCTTCGATTCGAGGTAGAGCGGTTTCTATCAATGGGGTTGGGTCGTCTTTTTTGGTGGGATGGTTATTTGGTGTTGGATACTTTCTAACTGGATTCTGGTGGATAAGGGCGGGAATAATAGAGCTAAGTAGTACCTTTTTGCCTTTTTGGGGGGAGGTGCTCTTTTTTGTAAGTTTTCCTATTTTTTTAGCTATATTTTATGGAATAGCTACCGCTATAGCATCACTATTATGGTCTGAAGGTATGGGGCGTATTTGTATTTTGGCATGTGCTTTTGGATTATGTGAATGGTTGCGCAGTTTTCTAGGAGCAAGTACCTGGAATGCTATAGGATATGCGGCTATGCCAATACCCATAATGATGCAATCTGTGCATTGGATAGGGTTGTTTGGGATGAATGCATTGAGCGTGTTTTGTTTTGCATCGCCTGCATTGTTTGGAACGCGACGAGATGTTAACATAGGCATGACTATATCTAGTGTTCTTTTGGTATTGCATATTGCATATGGTGTATGGATCATTGCAGAAGATTCAAAGCCTTCTTTGCATTTTTCACAAGAATGGCCTGTTGTGCGTATAGTGCAGCCTGGGGTTAATCCAACAGTGAAAGAAAGTGATGAAAATATTTTAGGGCGATATTTATCTTTAACTGCTCTTCCGGTTTCTGCAGGAGAAGCAGAGCCTTCTGTTATTATTTGGGTGGGTCTGGCGCCCCCTTTCTCTATCGTAAACCAACCCAAGATACTAAAACGTATAGCTAGTACGCTTAAAGAAAAACAAATATTAATTTTTGGATCTATATGGAAAGATTTATCGGTTAGAGAAGATTGCTTTTATAGGTTAGTTTATGTTATTGATAGCAAGGGGAGTATTTTAACCTCTTCAAATGCAACACATCTTTTTCCATTTGCTGAATATTTGCCATATAGAAATATTTTTAAAAAATTACACTTTGATTTTTCTTTGTTCCCGAAGGATTATGTTGTTTCTCAGTCTTCTTCAGTATTAGTGTTATCTGAGAAGTTAAGGTTTTATCCGCTGATCTTTTCGGATGTTTTTTTTCGCCAAGATATTAATAAGAACGTAGAATCCGCTAATGCAATTTTGAATATTATTGATGATTCTTGGTTTATGAATAATAAAAGGGGTTTTGATCAGAGTTTTAGATATGCACAAATTCAAGCGGTAGAGATTGGATTGCCATTAATTCGAGTGGCTAACAATGGAATTTCTGCTTTTCTTGATAAAAGGGGGCGCATTATTTCATCTTTGCAAGTTGGTAGAAGCGCTTCTATTGATATGTACTTCCAACCTAAAATACAAAACAAGTTCCATTATGAGATTCAAATGATAATTTTTTGGATTATTGAATTAATTTTACTAATGTTAGCTATTATAGCTTAG
- a CDS encoding NifU family protein produces the protein MFIQTEYTPNPATLKFIPGQVVLVRGSVHFSNAKEAGISPLASRIFSISGIVSVYLGYDFITVAKDKYDWEQLKPLILGVIMEHFMSGDPIISNGGLDAVNVNDDLGEGDFSESDSVIVQKIKDVLDNRVRPAVARDGGDIVFKGYRDGIVFLSMMGACSGCPSATETLKYGVINLLNHFVPEVKDIRTV, from the coding sequence ATGTTTATACAAACTGAGTATACTCCTAATCCTGCAACTCTGAAGTTTATTCCGGGACAAGTGGTTCTTGTACGAGGTTCTGTTCATTTTTCGAATGCAAAGGAAGCGGGCATATCTCCTTTGGCGTCTCGTATTTTTTCTATTTCAGGGATTGTTTCCGTTTATTTGGGATATGATTTTATAACGGTTGCCAAGGATAAATATGATTGGGAACAGCTTAAGCCTCTTATTCTTGGTGTAATCATGGAACATTTCATGTCTGGCGATCCGATTATTTCTAATGGTGGTTTAGATGCTGTAAATGTAAACGATGATCTCGGAGAGGGTGATTTTTCAGAAAGTGATAGTGTGATCGTTCAAAAAATAAAAGATGTTTTGGATAATCGCGTACGTCCTGCGGTGGCTAGAGATGGGGGCGATATAGTTTTTAAAGGGTATCGAGATGGAATTGTGTTTTTGAGCATGATGGGAGCTTGTTCAGGTTGCCCGTCTGCCACCGAAACACTAAAATACGGCGTAATCAATCTCTTGAATCATTTCGTTCCTGAAGTTAAAGACATCCGTACAGTTTAG
- the miaB gene encoding tRNA (N6-isopentenyl adenosine(37)-C2)-methylthiotransferase MiaB translates to MVLQAVNQNLSPQKFFVKSYGCQMNVYDSLRIEDIFFSKGYERADSIDDADLIVLNTCHIREKAAEKVYSSLGRIRNLKNSRIKEGRETIVVVAGCVAQAEGEEILRRSPIVNVVVGPQTYYRLPELLERARFGKRVVDTDYSAEDKFERLSIVDGGYKRRRSVAAFLTIQEGCDKFCTFCVVPYTRGAEISRSLSQIVEEARKLVASGVREITLLGQNVNAWCGKGLNGQKCNFSDLLYSLADIKSLIRLRYTTSHPRDMSDCLIKAHGELDILMPYLHLPVQSGSDRILKSMNRRHTVYEYQQIIDRIRSIRPNIAISSDFIVGFPGERDSDFEGTMNLVENIGYAQAFSFKYSPRPGTPGANMLGQVEESVKTERLLCLQKKLREQQVSFNNDCIGQIVEVLIEKEGKERGQLVGRSPWLQSVVLDGRDHNIGDVVKVRITDVKTITLYGEFVV, encoded by the coding sequence ATGGTTTTGCAGGCTGTCAATCAGAATCTTTCTCCACAAAAATTTTTTGTTAAGAGTTACGGTTGTCAAATGAATGTTTATGATTCCTTGCGTATAGAAGATATTTTTTTTTCTAAAGGATATGAGCGTGCTGATTCTATAGATGATGCCGATCTCATTGTCCTTAATACTTGCCACATAAGAGAAAAGGCGGCTGAAAAAGTTTATTCCTCTTTAGGAAGAATACGCAATTTAAAAAATTCTCGTATAAAAGAAGGAAGAGAGACAATAGTCGTCGTAGCAGGATGTGTGGCTCAAGCTGAAGGAGAAGAAATATTGCGTCGTTCTCCTATAGTCAATGTAGTTGTTGGGCCTCAAACGTATTATCGTTTGCCAGAATTATTAGAGCGTGCTCGATTTGGGAAGAGAGTCGTAGATACTGATTATTCTGCGGAAGATAAATTTGAGCGTCTTTCTATAGTAGATGGTGGTTATAAGCGGCGGCGAAGTGTCGCTGCTTTTCTAACAATACAAGAAGGTTGTGATAAGTTTTGTACATTTTGTGTGGTGCCATATACGCGTGGAGCTGAAATTTCTCGATCATTATCTCAGATTGTTGAAGAAGCGCGTAAATTAGTTGCAAGTGGTGTTCGTGAAATTACCTTGCTAGGACAGAATGTCAATGCTTGGTGTGGGAAAGGTTTAAATGGTCAAAAATGCAATTTTAGTGATTTACTTTACTCTCTCGCTGACATCAAATCTTTAATACGACTAAGGTATACAACTAGCCATCCTCGAGATATGAGTGATTGCTTAATAAAAGCGCATGGTGAACTAGATATTCTTATGCCCTATCTTCATTTGCCAGTGCAATCTGGTTCGGATAGAATATTAAAATCTATGAATCGACGGCATACAGTATATGAATATCAACAAATAATTGATAGGATTAGATCTATACGCCCCAATATCGCTATATCAAGTGATTTTATTGTAGGGTTTCCTGGGGAGAGAGATTCTGATTTTGAAGGAACCATGAACCTTGTTGAAAACATAGGTTACGCGCAGGCTTTTTCTTTTAAATATTCGCCTCGTCCTGGTACTCCAGGTGCTAATATGTTGGGACAAGTTGAAGAAAGTGTAAAAACGGAAAGGCTGTTATGTCTTCAGAAAAAACTTCGTGAACAACAAGTATCCTTTAATAATGATTGTATTGGGCAAATAGTAGAAGTTTTAATAGAAAAAGAGGGAAAAGAAAGAGGGCAATTGGTAGGACGATCTCCGTGGTTGCAATCTGTAGTTTTAGATGGAAGGGATCATAATATTGGAGATGTTGTTAAAGTTCGTATAACAGATGTTAAAACTATTACCTTATATGGAGAGTTTGTGGTATAA
- the tsaB gene encoding tRNA (adenosine(37)-N6)-threonylcarbamoyltransferase complex dimerization subunit type 1 TsaB: MIVLALDTTGVDCSVIVYDSNAHYILGSYFKNLGRGHAEYLIPAIDCALRDSQLDISQIDRIVTALGPGSFTGVRVSIAVARGISLVLGKSAFGVGNLEVLARSHLDTHAGRPVMVLVSLLHKKICRQTFSVDGIPLSEPVLLNYEQTRFEVDNFEGEIIGSGFSVIKGIEGENDHLPMDVLARLGILKTGIAPSPIYLRSPCTL, encoded by the coding sequence GTGATAGTTTTAGCGCTTGATACAACGGGAGTGGATTGTTCCGTTATTGTTTATGACAGTAATGCTCATTATATTTTGGGATCTTATTTTAAAAATTTAGGACGTGGTCATGCTGAATACTTGATTCCAGCAATAGATTGTGCTCTGAGAGATTCTCAGTTAGATATTTCTCAGATTGATCGTATTGTGACTGCATTGGGACCAGGATCGTTTACTGGAGTGCGGGTATCCATTGCTGTGGCACGTGGGATTTCTTTAGTTTTAGGAAAGTCAGCTTTTGGAGTGGGAAATTTAGAGGTTTTAGCGCGCTCACATCTTGATACTCATGCCGGTCGCCCTGTAATGGTTTTGGTTAGTCTCTTGCATAAGAAGATTTGTCGCCAAACATTTTCTGTAGATGGTATCCCTTTGTCTGAGCCTGTTCTTTTGAATTATGAACAGACTCGTTTTGAGGTAGACAATTTTGAAGGGGAAATTATAGGATCTGGATTCTCTGTTATCAAGGGGATTGAAGGTGAGAATGATCATCTTCCTATGGATGTTTTAGCTCGATTGGGGATTTTAAAAACAGGTATTGCGCCTTCTCCTATTTATTTGCGGTCTCCATGCACTCTTTAA
- the der gene encoding ribosome biogenesis GTPase Der yields the protein MTCTIAIVGSPNVGKSTLFNRLVKRKMAIVGDCPGMTRDRLYGKAIINGFEFNVIDTAGIENENSHFIAKQTNDQTEIAIDEAHLALFLIDSKSGITPYDHLIAKFLRKKNIPIIIVSNKMETHIAQRNFHDIYSFGFKEIVEISAEHGIGISDLYSVIIKLFKQQYPDYQLEIKENPTKTKTSQDKNILIEGKEPTDSSNISSKPLRIAVVGRPNVGKSTLINRLLGYNRVLIGPKAGTTRDSIPISWEWKNHPIKIFDTAGMRKPSRIIEQVEKKSVTKSMQSIRVCETTIVLLDATVPFEKQDLRIVDSVINTGRAAVLAFNKWDLVTTDKSILLQNLRIKATNNLPQAGNIRIEAISGHTGEGLDNLMASVLEINKLWKTRISTSRLNSWLEQTQLKNPPPTIAGRYHRLKYITQTQSSPPSFVIFCNSPKEIPESYKRYLINRLRFDFSLSGIPIRIRFQSSKNPYIKK from the coding sequence ATGACCTGTACAATTGCTATTGTCGGATCCCCTAACGTAGGAAAGTCCACTCTTTTTAATCGCCTTGTTAAAAGGAAAATGGCGATTGTTGGCGATTGTCCTGGAATGACGCGTGATCGTTTATATGGAAAAGCAATAATCAATGGGTTTGAGTTCAACGTTATTGATACCGCTGGAATAGAAAATGAAAATAGTCATTTTATTGCTAAGCAAACTAATGATCAAACAGAGATTGCGATTGATGAAGCTCATCTAGCTCTTTTCTTGATTGATTCTAAATCCGGTATTACACCCTACGATCACTTGATTGCGAAGTTTCTCCGGAAAAAAAACATACCCATTATTATTGTTTCCAATAAAATGGAAACACACATCGCTCAAAGAAATTTTCACGATATCTATTCCTTTGGTTTTAAAGAAATTGTAGAAATTTCTGCTGAACATGGGATAGGTATATCAGATCTCTATAGCGTCATTATAAAATTATTCAAACAACAATACCCCGATTACCAGCTAGAAATAAAAGAAAATCCTACAAAGACCAAAACTTCGCAAGATAAAAATATACTCATAGAGGGAAAAGAACCTACAGATTCAAGTAATATTTCATCTAAACCTTTACGCATTGCGGTAGTAGGAAGACCCAATGTTGGAAAGTCTACTCTTATTAATCGTTTACTCGGCTATAACCGTGTATTAATAGGACCTAAAGCTGGTACTACGCGCGATTCAATTCCCATAAGCTGGGAGTGGAAAAATCATCCAATAAAAATATTTGATACAGCAGGGATGAGAAAACCTTCTCGCATTATTGAACAAGTAGAAAAAAAATCAGTAACAAAAAGCATGCAATCTATCCGCGTTTGTGAAACAACTATTGTTCTTTTAGATGCCACAGTTCCTTTTGAAAAGCAGGACTTACGTATAGTTGATTCTGTTATTAATACGGGACGTGCTGCTGTTCTTGCCTTTAATAAATGGGATTTGGTAACAACAGACAAATCAATTTTGTTACAGAATCTACGTATAAAAGCAACAAATAATCTACCACAAGCTGGGAATATTAGAATAGAGGCTATTTCGGGACATACAGGAGAAGGCCTAGATAATCTCATGGCATCTGTATTAGAAATTAACAAACTATGGAAAACTCGCATTTCAACTAGCCGTCTCAATTCTTGGTTAGAACAAACTCAGTTAAAAAATCCTCCTCCAACAATTGCTGGTCGTTATCACCGTTTAAAATACATCACACAAACACAATCATCTCCACCTTCTTTTGTCATATTTTGTAATTCTCCCAAAGAAATACCCGAATCCTATAAAAGATATTTGATAAATAGACTACGTTTCGATTTCTCTTTATCAGGAATTCCTATTCGAATCCGTTTCCAATCATCTAAAAATCCGTATATTAAAAAATAA
- the ybeY gene encoding rRNA maturation RNase YbeY — MNPPKLNLHIAVESELWGEDFDLSVLCEVVLAKAISFLTSKKDFSLEDIEVSFVFTDSNRIKELNAQYRGIDKPTNVLSFPSVLSSEYSGAMLGDIVLAYEVMEAEANVLGKKFKDHLVHLIIHGFLHLLRYDHVDDEDARLMEGLERSILADLGIDDPYELD, encoded by the coding sequence ATGAATCCTCCTAAGCTAAATTTACATATAGCTGTAGAAAGCGAATTATGGGGTGAAGATTTTGATTTGAGTGTGTTATGTGAAGTAGTATTAGCCAAGGCAATATCTTTTCTAACATCAAAGAAAGATTTCTCTCTTGAAGATATTGAGGTATCCTTTGTGTTTACTGATTCTAATCGAATTAAAGAACTCAATGCTCAATATCGAGGGATAGATAAACCGACTAATGTTCTTTCTTTCCCTTCTGTATTATCTAGTGAATATTCGGGAGCAATGTTAGGAGATATTGTCCTTGCTTACGAGGTGATGGAGGCGGAGGCGAATGTATTGGGAAAGAAATTTAAAGATCATTTAGTTCATTTGATTATACATGGTTTTTTGCATCTTTTGAGATATGATCATGTGGACGATGAAGATGCTAGATTAATGGAAGGATTAGAGCGATCTATCTTAGCGGATCTTGGTATAGATGATCCTTATGAGCTGGATTAA
- a CDS encoding transporter associated domain-containing protein: MMGDFKTNSSEYPKEKNENIDLSYSISKIPLDSFWNRFLRAWYKIWKPRLNHQRDVRSLWTDCALDDMLSAVEKEIFENVLQFREIRIGDIMIPRVSISAVEEKATISEVMMMFEKYGKSWMPVYSNSLDNPRGMVHMRDLLSYIARIYLDIENINLNTTLSESNLIKDILFVPSSMLASDLLRKIQESGVHMALVIDEHGGTDGLVSHRDIVSVLVGDITSEHNSIKEMISAVSDNTFIVDARTDLEELAKIIGADCDSLKGEQDVDSLGGLIFSVLDRIPARGEVILDIPGFEIVILDSDVRCVRRVRIRSLVDVRH; this comes from the coding sequence ATGATGGGCGATTTTAAAACAAATTCATCTGAATATCCGAAAGAAAAAAACGAAAATATAGATTTATCATATTCTATATCTAAGATACCCCTTGATTCCTTTTGGAATCGTTTCTTGCGGGCATGGTATAAGATATGGAAACCAAGACTTAATCACCAGAGAGATGTTAGATCTCTATGGACGGATTGTGCGTTAGATGACATGCTTTCTGCGGTAGAAAAAGAAATTTTTGAGAATGTTTTGCAATTTCGTGAGATACGTATTGGCGATATTATGATTCCACGTGTCAGTATCAGTGCGGTAGAAGAAAAAGCCACAATTTCTGAAGTCATGATGATGTTTGAAAAGTATGGGAAATCTTGGATGCCTGTATATAGCAATAGTTTGGATAATCCAAGGGGGATGGTGCATATGCGAGATTTATTATCGTATATTGCACGTATTTATCTAGATATAGAAAATATTAATTTGAATACGACTCTATCCGAATCTAATTTAATAAAAGACATCCTTTTTGTCCCTTCTTCTATGTTAGCTTCCGATCTATTAAGGAAAATTCAAGAAAGCGGAGTACATATGGCTCTTGTAATAGACGAGCATGGTGGCACAGACGGTCTTGTTTCTCATAGAGATATAGTATCTGTTTTGGTGGGGGATATTACGTCTGAACATAATAGTATCAAAGAAATGATTTCTGCCGTATCTGATAACACTTTTATAGTAGATGCGCGTACTGATTTAGAAGAATTAGCTAAAATTATAGGGGCAGATTGTGATTCTCTTAAAGGAGAGCAAGATGTAGATAGTTTAGGAGGGCTTATTTTTTCAGTTTTAGATCGTATACCTGCAAGAGGTGAAGTTATTTTGGATATTCCTGGATTTGAGATTGTCATTCTAGATTCGGATGTTCGTTGTGTGCGTCGTGTTCGTATTCGGAGTCTTGTTGATGTTAGACATTAG
- the metK gene encoding methionine adenosyltransferase encodes MVADLLFTSESVSEGHPDKICDRISDEIVDLVYREAIASKMDANSVRVACEVLVTKNKVIVAGEVRLPISLLKTDPITSQYVVDKEKFEKFVRSVIRSIGYEQEGFHWETVDIEILLHSQSIDIARGVDNASDDCNNPGAGDQGIMFGYACRETADFMPAPIYYAHRILRFLADARKSGKGDVSKLGPDAKSQITIRYVDNKVFEVKSIVLSTQHFDPTWDREKVHSVVEPYIRMALEGIKISSDCRWYINPAGKFVIGGPFGDAGLTGRKIVVDTYGGAAPHGGGAFSGKDVTKVDRAATYAARYLAKNIVAADLADRCTIQLSYAIGVSRPLSIFVDLHNSGKVSETCIASAINKVMDLSVSGIRNHLNLSRPIYAKTSAYGHFGRSADQDGFFPWESLNLVDSLRKCVGF; translated from the coding sequence ATAGTGGCAGATCTTCTTTTTACTAGTGAATCTGTTTCGGAAGGACATCCTGATAAGATTTGTGATCGTATATCTGATGAGATAGTGGATCTTGTGTATCGTGAAGCTATCGCAAGCAAAATGGACGCCAATAGTGTTCGTGTTGCATGTGAGGTATTGGTTACGAAAAACAAAGTAATAGTTGCAGGTGAGGTCCGTCTTCCCATCAGTCTTTTAAAAACAGATCCTATAACATCTCAATATGTCGTAGATAAAGAAAAATTTGAAAAATTTGTTCGATCAGTAATTCGGTCTATTGGTTATGAGCAGGAAGGATTTCATTGGGAAACAGTAGATATTGAAATATTGTTGCATTCTCAGTCTATCGATATCGCGCGTGGAGTAGATAATGCCAGCGATGATTGTAATAATCCAGGTGCTGGAGATCAGGGCATTATGTTCGGATATGCTTGTCGAGAAACGGCAGATTTTATGCCAGCTCCTATTTATTATGCACATCGTATTCTTCGATTTCTCGCAGATGCTCGTAAGAGTGGTAAGGGTGATGTATCTAAATTAGGACCTGATGCCAAGAGCCAAATTACTATTCGTTATGTGGATAATAAGGTTTTTGAAGTTAAATCAATTGTTTTATCTACACAGCATTTTGATCCTACCTGGGATAGGGAAAAAGTACATTCTGTTGTAGAGCCTTATATCCGGATGGCTTTAGAAGGTATTAAGATATCTTCTGATTGTAGATGGTATATAAATCCTGCAGGAAAATTTGTTATAGGAGGTCCTTTTGGAGATGCAGGTTTAACAGGACGAAAGATTGTGGTAGATACGTATGGAGGAGCTGCTCCACATGGAGGGGGTGCTTTTTCTGGAAAAGATGTTACGAAAGTTGACCGTGCCGCTACTTATGCAGCGCGATATTTGGCAAAAAATATTGTTGCTGCTGATTTAGCTGATCGTTGTACTATACAACTTTCGTATGCTATCGGAGTATCAAGACCATTGTCGATTTTTGTAGATCTTCATAATTCTGGTAAAGTAAGTGAGACTTGCATTGCAAGTGCAATTAATAAGGTCATGGATCTTTCTGTTTCTGGTATACGGAATCATCTTAATCTGAGTCGTCCTATATATGCTAAAACCTCTGCTTATGGTCATTTTGGACGTAGTGCGGATCAAGATGGTTTTTTCCCTTGGGAGTCATTAAATTTGGTTGATTCTCTGAGAAAATGCGTGGGTTTTTGA